A stretch of Triticum aestivum cultivar Chinese Spring chromosome 1D, IWGSC CS RefSeq v2.1, whole genome shotgun sequence DNA encodes these proteins:
- the LOC123159654 gene encoding transcription repressor OFP1, whose protein sequence is MLGRDKVVIVGSSDMSVVLLGLFVVEDSELQRQGQSIDNDLQTVLWLSNLFVLARLQNGSHRGRAQLFFISFPPWSTAVSPAPLLLLVLSYRASRAGTGGRRRGRMVRRKFRLSDMIPNAWFYKLRDMGAHGRGGVGVHHRSSSARSYQQPPLNWESSARWSVEAVRQRPSSRWNREVSNDIQPPVTPTKESPHAPLPRRASYYYSSRDRDVPAPPAPKPPRAKEAQSPTRSSRRRHKVDHAPEERGHARGKEPVVGSLGSSGRRRDMCIKSDGGEPRRPTVTGPGDEGRNVKVIASQNEIIIDLRDEDTPGRRLRPIVTKPARRRPGPSEQDGSQADLAVATAGASSASDKSSASRPRRSSASSSGRRRLKTLSKSPRLAATGRKVNPPSRKWAAPPPSLPAPVIVSSYPVVKMSEDPRQDFRESMEEMISAKRIQDAEDLEDLLACYLSLNDAAHHDLIIDVFEQIWVSLAGARP, encoded by the exons ATGTTAGGGCGCGACAAGGTTGTGATAGTCGGCTCGTCCGACATGTCCGTGGTGTTGTTGGGTCTCTTTGTTGTGGAGGATTCTGAGCTGCAGCGGCAAGGCCAGAGTATCGACAATGACTTGCAGACAGTGCTCTGGCTCAGCAATCTCTTCGTTTTAGCTCGCCTTCAAAATGGGAG TCACCGCGGTCGTGCTCAACTATTTTTCATTTCCTTTCCTCCCTGGTCCACAGCAGTTTCCCCTGCTCCACTTCTCCTCCTCGTACTGTCGTACAGAGCGAGCAGAGCAGGCACCGGCGGCCGCCGGCGAGGACGCATGGTCCGCCGCAAGTTCCGGCTGTCCGACATGATACCCAACGCCTGGTTCTACAAGCTCCGCGACATGGGCGCCCACGGACGCGGCGGCGTCGGGGTGCATCATCGGTCCTCGTCGGCTCGGTCCTACCAGCAGCCGCCGCTGAACTGGGAGTCGTCGGCTCGGTGGAGCGTGGAGGCCGTGCGGCAGCGGCCGTCGTCCCGGTGGAACAGGGAGGTAAGCAACGACATCCAGCCGCCGGTCACGCCGACGAAGGAGTCGCCCCATGCCCCGCTCCCTCGCAGGGCGTCGTACTACTACTCCTCCAGAGACAGGGATGTCCCGGCGCCGCCGGCTCCGAAGCCGCCCAGGGCCAAGGAAGCGCAATCGCCGACGAGGAGCTCCAGGAGGCGGCACAAGGTGGACCACGCGCCTGAAGAAAGAGGACACGCCCGGGGGAAGGAGCCCGTGGTCGGCTCGCTAGGCAGCTCTGGTCGGCGTCGTGACATGTGCATCAAGAGTGACGGCGGTGAGCCCCGGAGGCCAACGGTGACAGGCCCGGGGGACGAAGGCCGCAACGTGAAGGTGATCGCGTCGCAGAACGAAATCATCATCGACCTGCGGGACGAGGACACGCCCGGGAGAAGGCTCCGGCCAATCGTGACCAAGCCGGCGAGGAGACGGCCTGGGCCGAGCGAGCAGGATGGCAGCCAAGCCGACCTCGCCGTCGCGACCGCGGGAGCGAGCTCTGCCTCCGACAAGAGCAGCGCCAGCAGGCCGAGGCGTTCTTCCGCATCATCGTCGGGCCGCCGCCGCCTCAAGACGCTCTCCAAGAGCCCGCGTCTGGCCGCCACCGGCAGGAAAGTGAACCCGCCGTCCCGGAAATGGGCGGCACCACCGCCATCGCTGCCGGCGCCGGTGATCGTGAGCAGCTACCCGGTGGTGAAGATGTCGGAGGACCCGCGGCAGGACTTCCGCGAGTCCATGGAGGAGATGATCAGCGCCAAGCGCATCCAGGACGCGGAAGACCTGGAGGACCTCCTGGCCTGCTACCTCTCCCTCAACGACGCGGCGCACCATGACCTCATAATCGACGTCTTCGAGCAGATTTGGGTGAGCCTCGCCGGCGCCAGGCCGTga